Sequence from the Candidatus Accumulibacter similis genome:
TGCAGCCATGCCGACCCGCGCTTTCCGCCGCCAAATTTCCGCGGTTTCGCACCGCCGCCAACAGCTTGCGAAGCGTGTAGCCCGGCGCCTTGGCGGGTAGCACAGGGTTGAGTCCCGCTGGAGCATCGCGCGCGTTGCGCGATGCTCAACCGCTGGAAGTGGTCGCGCTTGGCGGCACGCTCACCGTGACCGATCTCGGTACCGCTTCTCACCAACCAGCCGGCGCTTTCGCACCAAGTGAGGACCGACTCCTTGACGGTGGTTGCGGCAAGAACCATCTGGCCGCAGAAAAGGGTGTCAATTGAAGTGACATCAGTTCACCGCGTCGAGAGCTTCGATGAACTCCGCGATCACCTGAACCTGCTGGTCGTCCGCGCCGCTCAGGACAATCGGCTCGAAGGCCGGGTTCACAGGTTGCAGAGTGATCCTCGTATGGCGCCACGAATCTCCGTCGGTCGCCTTCTCGCTTTCGTAGCGCTTGACGGTGTAGCGCTGACTCGTCTCGGGATCGGTGATGTCCCGGAGTTGGACGAGAACGGTCTTTCCCTGCCGCGTACCCTCGACCGGCGAGCGGAACAGGCAGTACGCACCGTCAGGGATTGCTGGCTCCATGGACTTGCCAACGACCTGAGCAACGAACATGCCGGGGCGCAGGCGATGCCGGGTCGCGAAAGCCACCCACTCGAACTCCTCATCACGGACACCTTGCGGATCGCCAAGAGCACCAGCGGCGGCCTTGAGCGGAACCAGCGGCACGCAGGTCACGTAGCGTTGCTCCGCTGTCGGCTCGATGACCCGAAGCCGCGGCGGCAGCCGAGACACCATCTCTCGGCCGGCTGCTACCGTATCGCTCCGCAGGCGCCGGTACGCCTCGGAAGCCATCCACGCAGTGACGATTTTCTGGAATGGCACATCGTTCATGTAGCGCACGAAGATCTCTTCGTTCTGCTCCATACGCTCGACGAACAGGGTCTCCAACAGATTCTTGAACACCAGTTCGAACTTGTCTCCCGGATTGACAGCGGCAGCCTGCCGCAAGCCGTCGTCGGCCATCGCTGCCTCGACGATCTGGTCAAAGAAAAGCTGATCCGCCTGGTTGAAGTCCGTCCCGAAGCGCTCGTTCACGATATCAATGAGCTGCGACAGCGGCACCGGTTGAGGCCGCACCAGACCACTGCCAACCTCCGTCGGTCCGTCGAGGCGCCGGGCTTCACCGTCCTTCAGCGAAATCGATCCCTCGCTGATCTTCTGCAGGCGGTAGTAGTCGAGCCGAACGTCGTCGTCGAATTGATAGGCCGGGCCGCTCCTGCGCCGGGGCAGCTTTGCCGCAAGGTGGCGGAGAAACACGTACAAGCGTTCGAGGTCGGAGTCCTGATACGGGATGATCTGGCTCAGGAAGCCATAAAGGTTCAGAAACGCCTGCATTTTGCCCCGCCAGAGTTCCGCCTCTTCCTCGTTGTCCTTCTGGCGCACCTTGAAGCGCGAGACCGCCGGGTCGAGCGCCGCGTTCATCGTCTGGTGGTCCATCGCGCTCTGGCGCTGCTTGGGCTTGAAGTACACGGCGCAGAACCGCTCGATCTCCTCGTCCAGGTAGATCCCGGAGGCGTCGAGCTCGCCCTTGATCGCATACATGCGCGCGGGGTCGACCTGCTCGCCCATCTCCGCACCTTCGTAATAGACCTTGAACGCCTCGCGGATTTCCTCGCGGTCATTCACAAAGTCGAGGACGAAGGTATCCTCCTTGAGCGGATGCATCCGGTTCAAGCGCGACAGCGTCTGCACGGCCTGGATGCCCGCAAGCCGTTTGTCTACGAACATGGTGTGCAAGAGCGGCTGGTCGAATCCGGTCTGGTACTTCTCCGCGACGAGCAGGACGAGGTACTCCTGCGACGCGAACTTTTCGGGCAGCTCTTTCTCGGAGATGCCGTGGTTCATGCCTACCTCGGTGTAGTTGACGTCGGCGAGCTTGTCGTCCTGCACCGTGCCCGAGAACGCCACCAGCGACTTGATGGCGTAGCCCTTCTCCCGGATGTAGCGATCGAAGCTCTGCTTGTAGCGTACGGCTTCAAGGCGTGAGCCCGTGACCACCATCGCCTTGGCCCGACCACCGATCTTATGGCGGGTGACGGCCTGGAAGTGCTCGACCATCACCGCGGTCTTCTGCGCGATGTTGTGCGGGTGCAGCTTCATGAAACGCGCCAACGCCTGCGCCGCCTTCTTGCGCTCGACGTTGGGATCGTCCTCGCAGGCCTTGAGCAGCTTGAAATAGGTCGCGTAGCTCGTGTATTGCTTCAGCACGTCGAGGATGAACTCCTCTTCGATCGCCTGCCGCATCGTGTAGCGGTGCGCGGCCTGCCCATCGCGGCCAAAAACGGCGAGCGTCTTGTGCTTGGGAGTGGCGGTGAAGGCGAAGAAGCTCAGGTTCGACTGCCGGCCGCGCTTGGCCATGCTGCGAAACAGATCCTCCATGCCGTCGCGCCCTTCCTCGGTCGCGCGCCTTTTCGCTTCTTCCCGTAGCCCCTCGCCGCCGAGCACCTCCTTGAGGTCGGTGGCCGTCTCGCCGCCCTGCGAGCTGTGGGCCTCGTCGATGATCACGGCACAACGTCGGGTGGCGAGCGTACCCGTGCCACTCTCACCACGCTCCTCGGCCAGCTTGAGCAACTGCCGCGAGACGAACGGAAACTTCTGCAGCGTCGTAATGATCACCGGTACGGCATTTTCGAGCGCCTCGGCGAGCTGCCGCGAGCTCTCGTCGATGCGTTGCACCACACCGCGCTTGTGTTCGAACTGGTAGATCGTGTCCTGAAGCTGCTGGTCGAGCACCACGCGGTCGGTCACCACGATGACGCTATCGAACACGCGCTGGTTGGCCGCGTCGTGCAGCGACGCGAGCCGATGCGTCAGCCAGCCGATGGTGTTGCTCTTGCCACTGCCGGCCGAGTGCTCGACGAGGTAGTTGTACCCAACGCCCTCGCTGCGCGCGGCGTCCACCAACTGGCGCACCGCCTGAAGCTGGTGGTAGCGGGGGAAGATCATCGACTCGGTCTTGACCTTGCGCCCCTGGTCGTCGCGCTTCTCGTCGATCTGCAGGTGGATGAAGCGCGCGAGCAGGTCGAGCAGGCTGTCCCGCTGCAGCACCTCTTCCCACAGGTAGGCCGTGCGATAGCTCCTCCCGGCCGGATCGGGCGGGTTGCCGGCGCCGCCGTCGCAGCCCCTGTTGAAGGGGAGGAAGTGCGTCGCCGTACCCGCCAGCCGGGTAGTCATCAGCACCGACTCCGTATCCACCGCGAAATGCACCAGCGTGCGACGCTTGAACTCAAAAATCGGCTCGCGCGGGTCGCGGTCCTGCCTGTACTGCCGGCGCGCATCCTCGACACGCTGGCCGGTGAGCGGATTCTTCAGCTCAACCGTGGCAACGGGAATGCCGTTCAGGCTCAAGGTCACATCGAGTGATTTCTCCGAGCGCGGCGAAAAGTGAAGCTGCCGGGTCAAGCCCAGGCGGTTCGCGGCGTAGCGCGCCTCCAGCTCCGGATTCAGCTCGTGCGCGGCCTTGAAGTACGCCGCATGCAGCGTCCGGCCGTAGCACTTGAAGCCGTGGCGCAGCGTCGCAAGCGCGCCGTTCTGGTCCATCCATTTACACAGATCGCCAAGGATCTGCTCGCCGGTCTTGTCGCCGTGCAGCGCTTCCAGCTTCGCCCACTCCTTGGGCTGTGTCTCGCGGATGAAGGCCAGCACCGTCTCCGGGAAAATGGCGCGCTCGCGGTCGAAGCCCTCGCGGGCAACTGGGACGTAGCCGTCTTGGAGGAGGTGCGCTTCGATGACGGACTCGAAGGCCGTCTCGGAGTGGCGCGGCGTGCTCGTCACGACTCCTCCTTCCTCTTGCGGATGTGCTTCGACTCGATGCGCTTCACCTCGGCCTCGAAGTCGCTCTCGAACTCGCGGTCCTGGCGCACGCGGAACCTGTCGTACTGCTCCTCGGCGAGGCGCCTGGCCACCTCGGCGGAGACCTTGCCGGCGTTCGCGAGGACCTCGTACTCGTTGAACTGCAGGAAGGCGTCGAGTCTCGCGACCCAATCGGCCATCTTCATCGGAATCTGCCGCGCGGCCTGATTCTCCGCGTAGTCGAGGTACATCGACACGATGCGCTCAAGCTCCTTGATCTCGTGCTCGATCAGGTAGTTCTTCGCGACGCTGACATCGCCCTTCAGGATCTTGCCCCTGGGGGCGTTCTTCCACGTGGTGAGCCCCATCCAGGGCTTCTCGGCGTCGGATCGCTCGGCAATCAGCTCGGCGGCGGTCTTGCCCGTGACTGCCCAGTGCAGCTTGTTCTGTACGGTCTTGAAGAACGTCTGCGTCGTCTCGGCGTGCTTGTCGTAGTCGATGCTGCACTGCTCGTAGATGTCGGTGATCTTCAGGTAGAAGCGCCGCTCGCTGGCGCGGATCTCGCGGATTCGCTCGAGCAGCTCGTCGAAGTAGTCCTTGCCGAAGCGCTTGTTCAGCTTCAGCCGCTCGTCGTCGAGGACGAACCCCTTGACGATGAACTCGCGCAGGGTCTGCGTTGCCCAGATGCGGAACTGCGTGGCCTGCGCGCTGTTGACCCGGTAGCCGACCGAGATGATCGCGTCGAGGTTGTAGAACTCGATCTCGCGCCTGACCTCGCGATTTCCCTCGCGTTGAACTCTTAGAAGTTTTCGAAGAGTTGGATCCCGGGCCAGTTCACCCGACGCGTAAATCTCCTTCAGGTGGTAGCTGATGGTCGGAATCTCGACACCGAACAGCTCGGCGATGCGCTTCTGATCGAGCCAGAAGGTCTCCGATTGGTAGAGCACCTCGACCCGCACGGCATCGTTTGCCGTGCGGTAGAGAATCAGCTCGCCCTCTTGCGGGGGCTGGTCGGTCACAGTTGCCCTCCCGGACCAGCGTGGAGGTTCCCTCGGGCATCGAAGCTGTTCGCGCAGGTCCCCCCGAACGCCGCGCGAAGTGGGCCCGCGTAGCAGTAGAAGCCATGGCGCAGGATCGCGAGCGAACCGTTCTGGTCCATCCATTTGCAAAGATCGCCGTGGATCTGCTCGCCCGTCTTGTCCCCGAGCAGAGCCCCCAGCTTCCGCAAGCGAGATTCGCCAAACGGCGTCTGGCGAATGGCGGCGAGCACCAACTCGGAGAAAATAGCGTGCTCGCGGTCGACGGATACGTACCGGTTCTGGAGGAGGTGCGCTTCGATGACGGCCTCAAAGGCGGTTTCGCTGTACTTGGCGGTGCTTATGGCTATAGCTGTCCTCCAGTACGAGGGATCGGGTTTTCGTTGACGTCGAAAGAGGCCGCGTGTGTGCCGATGAACGCCTCGCGCAGTCTTCGACGCATGTCTATGTCGGCAGCGAACACTGTCCACCAGATCGAGAACTCACCGCGGGCCGTGGCGAAACTGACGATCAGTTCGCGCACTTCGTTTGTGTCTTGCCCAGCGAGTATATCCCGAGCCCATTCGGCTTTCTCCCACGCTTGTTGCCGGCGTAGCCAACGCTGATCCGCCGTGGTGGGCGCTTGGCCTGGTCCGCCTGGATATCGATCGAGGCCAGTCAAACTGATCGTTGCTTGAGCCTTCGCCGCCAAGTTCGGCGCTAGCGCCGCATCAGGTTGAATCATCCCACCGCGAACGTACTCGAATGCGCGTAACGTGTTGTCGGCATCCGGCCATAGGTAATCAACCAAGTTGATTGGTGTACTGCCCTTGCTGGAGTTGCAGTTCACGCAACCCAGAAGGAAGTTCGCCCAGTCGGTGCACAGAGCAGCAGCGCGCGACTTTGGCTGGATGTGTTCCACCGCCAGATTCGTTTCGATTTGCCGTTCGCAGTAGCTGCAGTAGTCCCCAAGGCGCGCGCGTAGATCCGACAGAGCATTCTGGTACTTGTCGTAGACCGCAGGCGCCGCTCCCTTGTCAACGGGTCGCATCGCCGCCACCCCCACGCTGCGCCTCGCGTTCAAGCTTGAGCAATGCCTGAAACGCCGGATCGTCGCTGAATGGTGCGGCGAGTTCGTTGAGCCGTTGTTCGGCGGCCTCCACACCGGCCGCGCTCGGGCCGGACTCCCTGACCAAGCGAAAGTAAGCGTCAGCCGCCTCCATCATTTGACGATACCGCTCGCTCTTCTGCGGCACCTCCACACCCTGCACGTTCTCGGCGATGTCCTCGATGCTCTTGTCCGCGTACTCCGCAAACGCATCCGGATCGAGATTGATTAGCTCCCCCGGTCGCATCGCCTGAATGACGAAGGGCGAATGCGTAGTCACGATGAACTGGATGTTCGGGAACGTCCCGCGCAGCTTCTCGCTGACCTCGCGCTGCCAAATTGGGTGCAGGTGCAGCTCCAGCTCGTCGATGAGGACTACGCCTGCGCCGTGAAGCGGCTGGTCGAGCATTGGATTCGCCAACGCCAGTCGCCGGCCAAGGTCGCAGATCAGCGCCAAGAACGAGCGCTCCCCGTCCGACAGCTGCGACAGGTCCAGGGACACACCACCCTTGTCGACCAATAGGCGGAGCGGCTTCTCCTGAACTCGCAGGTTCTCGAAGCCGCCCAGGAAGGTCGTGAGTGCGCGCGAAATCGCTTCGACGGCGCGGTTCCCAAGATAGTGGGGGTTGTCGGCCCGCTCTGTCCGTTCGACGGTGACGGCGCTCCGGTATCGCGCCATGAAATCACGGAAGTTCACGGTGCGGTTGAAGAGTGCGCCCGAGTACGCTGCTGCCTGGCCGCGTGGCACTTCGGACGGCAACTTCTTCGGGAGCCGATAGCCCGCTCTGTCGGTCGTGTAGTAGACCGCCAGCGGCGCGGCGTCGTCGGCGCGCGTCGGGTCACCGTAGGCATTCCGTACCCCGCGCTTGACGGCTGCCGGCAACTTGGTCGGCGTGATCCGGCGTCGCTCCTTGTCGTAGGTGAGCTTGTACTCAAGCGGAATTCCAGCGCAGACGACCTTCATGGCTAGCTCCGCGGACCCAGCTTCCAGGTTCACTTCCGAGGGAGTGATCGTGCGATAACCGCTTCGGGCGGGTGACACGAGTGGCAGAAACCGGGAACACAAGAAAGCCAGCCCGTCGAGCAGTGCCGTCTTTCCCCGTCCGTTGATGCCGGCGACGACGGTGAACCGATTCGAGAAGCGGAAGGCCGGTGGCGAGGCATGCACGCGGTAGTTGTGGAGGGTGAGTTCGCGGATTCTCATTGCGTCAGACTACTTCCAGCTGGCCGGTGACTGCGGCGGCGATGAGTGCTGCGCGGCGTTCCATGAGAAGAGCGATCGTGCGTTCAGTCGCGGTACGCACTTTGTCGAGTCCCGCGGTCTCTTGCGTAATGAATCTAACGAGTGCGCGCTGCTCTTGTGGCGGAGGTACTGGAATGCGGATGTCGCTGAGTGCCTCGCGATTGATCTTTGGCATGGCGACCCGGTTGGATTCCAGAACGGCCCATGTACTGAATGGCTCGGACAGAAGGAAAAGCAGCAGGAACTCCGGCTCCATGCCTTCGCGTGAGCGCAGTGGATACATGTCAGCGCTGCACAGGCAGTCCTCGACTGCTATCGTTGCCTTCCGAAGGGACGGTCGAATCTTTGAATAGATGACGTCGCCGCGTCGGCACAGATACTTGCCAGATATCGCACCTTGGTCGGCCGCCGTCTCGGTACTGAGCAGACGTCCGGTTCCGGACTCCACGTGGTTTGGCGCGATCAGTGGCATGGTGACGTAGGGTTCTACCTCTGGGTCAACCTGGCCTTCGATGATGAAGACACTCCACGTGAATTTCGAAGTCTCCCAATGCGCCGGAATCTCGCCGAGCCAGGGGATGCCGGAGTCGCGGAGGGGGGCGCGGGGGTCGAGGCCGCGGGTAACGGCGCGGGTGATGAGCGCCCGACGCTTCTCGGCCAACAGCCTAAGCACCCGCTCCTTCGCTGCCACCATCGCATCCAGTCGCGCCGTCTCGCGGTCGAGGAAGTCGGCGGTGGCACGTTGCTTCGGGAGAGGCGGCACCGGAATCGGCATGTTGCCGATGAAGTCCCAGTCGGCCCGTGGCATCTTCGAGCCGAATGTCGAAGCGTCTACCGCGTCGATGAAGCCACGAGATAAGCAGACGTATCGAAGAAAGGCGGACTCGGTCTCCACAGGCTGCATGACGAGCAGTTCGGTGGTGCATCGTCCCTGGAACGTAGCTACCCAGGCCTTCGCAAGATACGGACGGAGCTTTCCAAAGAGGACATCGCCAGGCTCGAACGTATTGCTCAGTGAATCCGATTGTCCAGACGCCGACAGCGCGGACTCGTCTGTCGCCGCGGGATCGCCAATCAGTCGCCCAGTCGACGACTCGATGCTCTCCAGTCCGATGTAAGGCCGTTCGTCTCCGGCCCCTTCACCGCGCGAGCGCCGAAGCGCTACGACGTACTTCAATCGCTTCGCTACGGCGGGGCGCGGCGCGAGGCTGCTCACTCCGTCACCTCCCGAAGCAGCCGCATGATCTCTTCCTCCGCCTGCTTCAGCTCGGCGTCGATCACCTCCAGCGGCCGCGGCGGCGTGTACTTGTAGAAGTGGCGATTGAAATTGATCTCATAGCCGACCTTGTCCTTGCTTCGGTCCATCCAGGCGTCGGGCACATGCGGGCACACCTCGCGCTCGAAGTAGGCGTCGATGTCGTCCTTGAGCGGCACGTTCTCGAAATCGCGCAGCTCGGCATCGGGCTCGTAGCCATCGTCGCGCACGCCCTTGGCGACCGGATCGGCCGCGGGGTCCTTTAGCGTGAAGACGCTGCGGAAGAGTTTCTGCTCCGTCGCCTTCCAGCGCGACTTGCGCGCGTGCAGCAGGTCCTCGATGCGGCTCCACACCTCATTCCAGTCGCGCTGCGGCTCGCGGCCCAGCGTCTTGTCGATGGCCTGCACGTCATCGAGCAGGTGGGGACAGGCGTCGAGGAAGCGCGCCTTGTCGTCCAGCGTCATCTGGTAGCGCAGGCGCAGCGGCCGCTCGACGGTGACGCGGGTGTAGCCGAAGTCGGCGTTGTCGAAGGTACTGGAGGGGTCGCCGTCGGTTGGCCGGTCGTAAAGCTTGACGATCTCGTCGATCTGGCTGGTGGTGATGTGGCGGCGCTTGTCGCCGAGGCTGCGCTTGTTGTCCTCGCTGCCGCCCGCGGTCCACACGCTGCGCGCATCGAGGAGCTGGATCTTGCCCTTGCGCCGCTGGGTCTTGCGGTTGGTGACGATCCAGACGTAGGTGCCGATACCGGTGTTGTAGAACATCTGCTCGGGCAGGGCGATGATGGCTTCGAGCCAGTCATTCTCGATGATCCACTTGCGGATGTCGCTCTCGCCCGAGCCTGCGCCGCCGGTGAACAGCGGCGAGCCGCTGAAGACGATGGCCAGCCGCGAGCCGTGCTTGTGCTGCGCCGGGCGAACGGGCTCGAACTTGGCGACCATATGCTGCAGGAAGAGCAGCGAGCCGTCGTTCACGCGCGGCAACCCGGCGCCGAAGCGGCCGTCGAAGCCGCGCTTGTCGCGCTCCTGCTGGATCTCCTTCTGCTGCTTCTTCCAGTCCACGCCGAAGGGCGGATTGGTGAGGAAGTAGTCGAAGGTCTCGCCCGCGAACTGGTCCTCGGTGAAGCTGTCGCCGTAGCGCACGTTGTTGCCGGCGCCGTTGTGGTCCACCTGCTTCATCAGCATGTCGGATGCCGCGGTGGCGAAGGCGCGCTTGTTGTAGTCCTGCCCGTAGACGTAGAGCCTGGCTGCGCCGTGGTGCTCGCGCAGGTAGTTCTGCGCCTCGGCCAGCATGCCGCCAGTACCGCAGGCCGGGTCGAGCAGCTTGCGCACCGTACCGGGCGTGGCACGCAACTTGTCGTCGTCGATGAACAGGATGCTCACCATCAGCCGGATGACCTCGCGCGGCGTGAAGTGGTCGCCGGCGGTCTCGTTGGCGAGTTCGTTGAAGCGGCGGATGAGGTTCTCGAAGATGAGCCCCATCTGCTCGTTGGGCACCGCGTTCGGGTGCAGGTCCACGTCGCAGAACTTGGAGACGACGAGGTAGAGGATGTTCGCCTCGCGCATTCGCTCGATCTCGGCTTCGAACTCGAAGAACTCGAAGATGTCGCGGACGTTCTTCGAGAAACCCTTGATGTAGCTGACGAGGTGCTTCTCGATGTAGTCGGGGTCACCCTTCAGCCTCTCGAAGTCGAGCGGGGAGTGATTGTGGAAGCGCTGGCCGGCGGCATTGTTGAGATGGGTGTCGAGGGCGTCGCCTTCGAGCCTGCCGCCCTTGCGCCTCTCGAACTCGGCCAGGACCTTGGCTTTCGTCGGCGCCAGCACGCAGTCGAAGCGGCGAAGGACGGTCATGGGGAGCATGACGCGTTCGTACTGCGGCGGGCGGTAGGGACCGCGCAGCAGGTCGGCGATCTGCCAGATCAGGTTCGAGAAGTAGTTGTGGTCAGGCATCGTTCAGGTCACTCCGACCGCGCATTGTAGTCCCGTCCCAAAACGGCGGGCCGTCGCACGCAAGACTTCGCATGGTGACCCTGCCCGCATGCACACATGGCCAGAACACTCCGAACAAGACAATTGGCTGCGCCACGGACCCGTCCAACAGACCTTCCGGCCATTGCGTCATCGCCATCCCGGCGCTGGCAACGCCGGTGTCTACGTGACCAAGCCGACGAACGCATCCCTCGCGAAGAACTATAGCATGCGGGCGGAGCCGCCCTGCCGGGTTGGCCTGCGCCACCGACAGATCGCTGATGGTCAGGGCCGTGCGGTGCCGCCAGCCGCCCCGCCAGCCCTGCCGATCGGCACGACGCGCAGCACCGGATCCAGGCGTTTGCCAAGTGCCTGTGCGCGACTCATGGGGTCGATGCGGTCGAACGTGCGACACCATCGAGCAGCTTGATGAAGTTTCGTTTCAGCTTGAATTGCAGGCGCAGTTCGGCCAGGTAGTTGCCGAAGTCCCGCGACTGATCCCGCGCCTTCATCAGTCTGCCCACCTTGCGGATCAACCGCGTCGCTTCCTCGTAGGCCGCGTTCCTGGTGTCTTCCACGATCAGTGGCACGACGCGGCGGTAAAGGCTGACGGCATCCTCCGGGCGCCCGGCTTCCAGCTTGCCGGCCAGGGCGATCAGCAGGTGGCGATCGCAGATGCCCTGGTGGGCCGCCGCCCAAGCCGCGTCGAGGTCTTCTTCCCAAAGGGCGATCTCGACCCGCTGCGACTGGTTGGGGACCGACGGCTTCGGCTTCCAGCGGTTCGTCATCGCCGCCTCGCCGGCGATACTGTCGTCGAGTCTGGTCAGTGCCCGTTCCCGCTGTACCGGCCAGATGCCGAGCTTGCCGGCGACCTCGTGCAGCTTGCTGAATGCTTGCAGACTGGGGTTCTCGTCGAACTGAACCCAGGTCAGATCCAGGGCCTCGTCGTTGCGCTGACGCTCCAGGTAGGCGCCCACGAGAAAGTCGCGCAAGCGGTTGTCGGGACGCTCGGGAAACGCTTTCAGGCCACGTTCCGCCCATGCCAGGGCCTTGTCCGGCTGCCCGGCCTTGACCCAGATTTCGGCGATCGCGAGATAGGCATAGCCGGATGCAAGATCCCGCGCCTTGATCGCCACCAGTTCCTCGACGTCGCCGCTCGCCGTCGCCAGTTGCTCCATGACGCGCGTGATGCGGGCGCGGCTGACATCGTAGCGGTCCTTACGGTCGCCTGGCTTGACCTTGCCCCATTCCGCTTCCGCCAGTTCCCGGTAGCGGCGCAGGCCGGCCTTGCCGAGAACGTCACGGTAGGCATTGGCGTCGAAACTCCACAGGCCGAACGGCAGCGTCATCTCCAGGTGGAACAGGCGCTCGGCCAGTTCGGTCGGTTCCGGCCGCGCCATCCTGGACGCTTTGTGGTGCAGATCACCCAGGCGATGGACGATGCCGCCGACCTGGCCACTCGAGTCATCGACCTCCTCCAGTGCGGTCTCGACACACTCGATGGCGTACTCGAGCAGTTCGACCAGCATGGCGGCGGTGTCCGGCTTGAGCAGATCGGTCAGCGAATCCGCTACCTGGTCGATGCCACGGGCGAAAGTCGCCGCCTGCCGCCAATCGACAAAGCCGTGGCGGCGTGTCGCGTCGTCGATTGCCCGCCGGAAGGCGGTGGCCACGTCGCCGCCGGCGGCCGTGCGCTCGGCGTGCAGCCGCAGCGACTGATAAAGCTGGTCATCGCGCCGGGCGACGCCCAGCAACAGCTCGATCAAGGCTGCCGGTGGCTGCGTCGCCAGGTACGCCTCGATCTCACGCCACGGATTCCGCCGCCTGGCTCTTGCCGGTGTTGCCTCGGGTTTGTCCGGCGCGGCCTGCTCTGCCAACCATGCCAGGCCGACAGCGACGCAATGCTTGCAGAAATGGCCGGCCGCGGCACGCGGGCAGCTGCAGTCGCCAGCCAGTTCGCCGCGGTTGTCCCG
This genomic interval carries:
- a CDS encoding DEAD/DEAH box helicase family protein, with the protein product MTSTPRHSETAFESVIEAHLLQDGYVPVAREGFDRERAIFPETVLAFIRETQPKEWAKLEALHGDKTGEQILGDLCKWMDQNGALATLRHGFKCYGRTLHAAYFKAAHELNPELEARYAANRLGLTRQLHFSPRSEKSLDVTLSLNGIPVATVELKNPLTGQRVEDARRQYRQDRDPREPIFEFKRRTLVHFAVDTESVLMTTRLAGTATHFLPFNRGCDGGAGNPPDPAGRSYRTAYLWEEVLQRDSLLDLLARFIHLQIDEKRDDQGRKVKTESMIFPRYHQLQAVRQLVDAARSEGVGYNYLVEHSAGSGKSNTIGWLTHRLASLHDAANQRVFDSVIVVTDRVVLDQQLQDTIYQFEHKRGVVQRIDESSRQLAEALENAVPVIITTLQKFPFVSRQLLKLAEERGESGTGTLATRRCAVIIDEAHSSQGGETATDLKEVLGGEGLREEAKRRATEEGRDGMEDLFRSMAKRGRQSNLSFFAFTATPKHKTLAVFGRDGQAAHRYTMRQAIEEEFILDVLKQYTSYATYFKLLKACEDDPNVERKKAAQALARFMKLHPHNIAQKTAVMVEHFQAVTRHKIGGRAKAMVVTGSRLEAVRYKQSFDRYIREKGYAIKSLVAFSGTVQDDKLADVNYTEVGMNHGISEKELPEKFASQEYLVLLVAEKYQTGFDQPLLHTMFVDKRLAGIQAVQTLSRLNRMHPLKEDTFVLDFVNDREEIREAFKVYYEGAEMGEQVDPARMYAIKGELDASGIYLDEEIERFCAVYFKPKQRQSAMDHQTMNAALDPAVSRFKVRQKDNEEEAELWRGKMQAFLNLYGFLSQIIPYQDSDLERLYVFLRHLAAKLPRRRSGPAYQFDDDVRLDYYRLQKISEGSISLKDGEARRLDGPTEVGSGLVRPQPVPLSQLIDIVNERFGTDFNQADQLFFDQIVEAAMADDGLRQAAAVNPGDKFELVFKNLLETLFVERMEQNEEIFVRYMNDVPFQKIVTAWMASEAYRRLRSDTVAAGREMVSRLPPRLRVIEPTAEQRYVTCVPLVPLKAAAGALGDPQGVRDEEFEWVAFATRHRLRPGMFVAQVVGKSMEPAIPDGAYCLFRSPVEGTRQGKTVLVQLRDITDPETSQRYTVKRYESEKATDGDSWRHTRITLQPVNPAFEPIVLSGADDQQVQVIAEFIEALDAVN
- a CDS encoding virulence RhuM family protein, with product MDGPERFARDPAPWLLLLRGPTSRGVRGDLREQLRCPREPPRWSGRATVTDQPPQEGELILYRTANDAVRVEVLYQSETFWLDQKRIAELFGVEIPTISYHLKEIYASGELARDPTLRKLLRVQREGNREVRREIEFYNLDAIISVGYRVNSAQATQFRIWATQTLREFIVKGFVLDDERLKLNKRFGKDYFDELLERIREIRASERRFYLKITDIYEQCSIDYDKHAETTQTFFKTVQNKLHWAVTGKTAAELIAERSDAEKPWMGLTTWKNAPRGKILKGDVSVAKNYLIEHEIKELERIVSMYLDYAENQAARQIPMKMADWVARLDAFLQFNEYEVLANAGKVSAEVARRLAEEQYDRFRVRQDREFESDFEAEVKRIESKHIRKRKEES
- a CDS encoding HNH endonuclease — protein: MRPVDKGAAPAVYDKYQNALSDLRARLGDYCSYCERQIETNLAVEHIQPKSRAAALCTDWANFLLGCVNCNSSKGSTPINLVDYLWPDADNTLRAFEYVRGGMIQPDAALAPNLAAKAQATISLTGLDRYPGGPGQAPTTADQRWLRRQQAWEKAEWARDILAGQDTNEVRELIVSFATARGEFSIWWTVFAADIDMRRRLREAFIGTHAASFDVNENPIPRTGGQL
- a CDS encoding AAA family ATPase → MRIRELTLHNYRVHASPPAFRFSNRFTVVAGINGRGKTALLDGLAFLCSRFLPLVSPARSGYRTITPSEVNLEAGSAELAMKVVCAGIPLEYKLTYDKERRRITPTKLPAAVKRGVRNAYGDPTRADDAAPLAVYYTTDRAGYRLPKKLPSEVPRGQAAAYSGALFNRTVNFRDFMARYRSAVTVERTERADNPHYLGNRAVEAISRALTTFLGGFENLRVQEKPLRLLVDKGGVSLDLSQLSDGERSFLALICDLGRRLALANPMLDQPLHGAGVVLIDELELHLHPIWQREVSEKLRGTFPNIQFIVTTHSPFVIQAMRPGELINLDPDAFAEYADKSIEDIAENVQGVEVPQKSERYRQMMEAADAYFRLVRESGPSAAGVEAAEQRLNELAAPFSDDPAFQALLKLEREAQRGGGGDATR
- a CDS encoding restriction endonuclease subunit S — protein: MQPVETESAFLRYVCLSRGFIDAVDASTFGSKMPRADWDFIGNMPIPVPPLPKQRATADFLDRETARLDAMVAAKERVLRLLAEKRRALITRAVTRGLDPRAPLRDSGIPWLGEIPAHWETSKFTWSVFIIEGQVDPEVEPYVTMPLIAPNHVESGTGRLLSTETAADQGAISGKYLCRRGDVIYSKIRPSLRKATIAVEDCLCSADMYPLRSREGMEPEFLLLFLLSEPFSTWAVLESNRVAMPKINREALSDIRIPVPPPQEQRALVRFITQETAGLDKVRTATERTIALLMERRAALIAAAVTGQLEVV
- a CDS encoding N-6 DNA methylase, translated to MPDHNYFSNLIWQIADLLRGPYRPPQYERVMLPMTVLRRFDCVLAPTKAKVLAEFERRKGGRLEGDALDTHLNNAAGQRFHNHSPLDFERLKGDPDYIEKHLVSYIKGFSKNVRDIFEFFEFEAEIERMREANILYLVVSKFCDVDLHPNAVPNEQMGLIFENLIRRFNELANETAGDHFTPREVIRLMVSILFIDDDKLRATPGTVRKLLDPACGTGGMLAEAQNYLREHHGAARLYVYGQDYNKRAFATAASDMLMKQVDHNGAGNNVRYGDSFTEDQFAGETFDYFLTNPPFGVDWKKQQKEIQQERDKRGFDGRFGAGLPRVNDGSLLFLQHMVAKFEPVRPAQHKHGSRLAIVFSGSPLFTGGAGSGESDIRKWIIENDWLEAIIALPEQMFYNTGIGTYVWIVTNRKTQRRKGKIQLLDARSVWTAGGSEDNKRSLGDKRRHITTSQIDEIVKLYDRPTDGDPSSTFDNADFGYTRVTVERPLRLRYQMTLDDKARFLDACPHLLDDVQAIDKTLGREPQRDWNEVWSRIEDLLHARKSRWKATEQKLFRSVFTLKDPAADPVAKGVRDDGYEPDAELRDFENVPLKDDIDAYFEREVCPHVPDAWMDRSKDKVGYEINFNRHFYKYTPPRPLEVIDAELKQAEEEIMRLLREVTE